The following are from one region of the Centropristis striata isolate RG_2023a ecotype Rhode Island chromosome 19, C.striata_1.0, whole genome shotgun sequence genome:
- the LOC131992908 gene encoding early endosome antigen 1-like, with translation MPGKRKQRRGGPVIIDQVAMLENMEYDSPIKFYHSPVDIQKNSLANYMDQFQGQKDLKHQTSNTEDLQAELEQKKAEIEAHKDQLQFEKQQQQAVEKNNSELRLENNPWKKRAQLQAEKDKNSHLMASHEEAKQHVAQLEMQAKKHAKKGEEVKALKLELQSAKQQQQAMQKNYLELRMKSNPWKERAQLQAEKDKNSHLMASLEDAEKDKSSLVAQLEKSKATHLAQAEEHEKMREEMKALKLKLRSAKQQQQAVEKNNSELRLENNPRKKRAQLQAKKDKNSHLMASHEEAKQHGLEMQAEEDAKTAEEVKALKLELQSAKQQQQAMEKNYLELRMKSNPWKERAQLQAEKDKNSHLMASLEEAKQHLTRLEMEAEEHAKKALKLELQSAKQLQALPNVNFELKRHFEIEKAETQKLHHECRQMVETLQKHKEIQDFHQAKLEEQRAETNRFAAALKQTQDLLGTECNRYEIEKHTILQNTQIYVNSCVAQLNGKEDENRMLKAEVETLKLELQSAKQLQAAAKNNVELDSYLEKEKAQTLQKQKEMQDFHQAQLEEQKAETTRFAADLKKTQHLLETERHRFEQEKESIWKETQNPSTSCLAQLNGQVDENRKLEAEVETLKLELRSAKQLQNRLESDLLNKMAQLQAEKDQNSHLMASLKEAEQDKSSLMAQLELSQANHLAQIEMQTKENKNTMTEMKKKHEEWLRSAKQLKAEKEALQNELEAKNDELRAEKRLIAVEKTKVEMELENILLYERAQMQAEKDKYSHLMASLKEAEQDKSSLVAQLDEGKRDNTTIEDVLKQVGKQLEIGHLQWKEERTSLLAQLEKSQATHHAQLKMQAEKHINTVAALKKKLEDQLEESEKTRASYVSQLDEKKQDNNTVVAALKEVEKQLKIGQLQWQEDKTSLTAQLAITEATQLAQLEVKQEENKNLMAALKRAEQQLDNHQIQWKDEKSSFLQKLQDKEQEWQQNESSMRTQLEDLESQIGKKKKKWYRKFF, from the coding sequence ATGCCAGgtaagagaaaacaaagacGGGGGGGACCGGTTATAATCGACCAGGTAGCAATGCTGGAGAACATGGAGTATGACTCCCCAATTAAATTCTACCACAGCCCCGTGGACATCCAGAAAAACTCGCTGGCCAATTACATGGATCAGTTTCAGGGACAAAAGGATCTCAAACATCAGACCTCCAACACCGAAGATCTACAAGCAGAGCTGGAGCAGAAGAAAGCTGAGATTGAGGCCCATAAAGATCAGCTTCAGTttgaaaagcagcagcagcaggctgtggaaaaaaacaattcgGAGTTGCGATTGGAGAACAATCCGTGGAAAAAGAGGGCTCAGCTTCAAGCCGAGAAAGACAAGAATAGTCACCTCATGGCTTCACATGAAGAGGCTAAACAACATGTTGCCCAGCTGGAGATGCAAGCTAAAAAACACGCAAAGAAGGGAGAAGAAGTAAAAGCTCTCAAGTTGGAGCTTCAGtctgcaaagcagcagcagcaggctatGCAAAAAAACTACTTGGAGTTGCGAATGAAGAGCAATCCGTGGAAAGAAAGGGCTCAGCTGCAAGCGGAGAAAGACAAGAATAGTCATCTCATGGCTTCACTGGAGGACGCTGAGAAAGACAAGTCTTCTCTCGTGGCACAGCTGGAAAAATCCAAGGCCACTCATCTTGCCCAAGCTGAAGAACACGAGAAGATGAGAGAAGAAATGAAGGCTCTCAAGTTGAAGCTTCGGtctgcaaagcagcagcagcaggctgtggaaaaaaacaactcggAGTTGCGATTGGAGAACAATCCGCGGAAAAAGAGGGCTCAGCTTCAAGCCAAGAAAGACAAGAATAGTCACCTCATGGCCTCACATGAAGAGGCTAAACAACATGGGCTGGAGATGCAAGCCGAAGAAGACGCAAAGACGGCAGAAGAAGTAAAGGCTCTCAAGTTGGAGCTTCAGtctgcaaagcagcagcagcaggctatggaaaaaaactacttggAGTTGCGAATGAAGAGCAATCCGTGGAAAGAGAGGGCTCAGCTGCAAGCGGAGAAAGACAAGAATAGTCATCTCATGGCTTCACTGGAGGAGGCAAAACAACATCTTACCCGGCTGGAGATGGAAGCTGAAGAACATGCGAAGAAGGCTCTGAAGTTGGAGCTTCAGTCAGCAAAGCAGCTTCAGGCTCTGCCAAACGTGAACTTTGAGCTGAAGAGACATTTTGAAATTGAGAAGGCTGAAACTCAGAAGCTACACCATGAGTGTAGACAGATGGTGGAAACTCtccaaaaacataaagaaatccAGGATTTCCATCAAGCCAAATTGGAAGAACAGAGAGCAGAGACTAACAGGTTTGCAGCAGCcctgaaacaaacacaagatCTGCTGGGGACTGAATGTAATCGCTATGAGATTGAAAAACACACCATCCTGCAGAACACACAGATCTACGTAAACTCCTGTGTGGCTCAATTGAACGGCAAGGAAGACGAGAACAGGATGCTCAAGGCTGAAGTGGAGACTCTGAAGTTGGAGCTTCAATCTGCAAAGCAGCTTCAGGCTGCGGCAAAAAACAACGTGGAGTTGGACAGCTATTTGGAAAAGGAGAAGGCTCAAACTCtccaaaaacagaaagaaatgcaGGATTTCCATCAAGCCCAATTAGAAGAACAGAAAGCTGAGACTACAAGGTTTGCTGCAgacctgaaaaaaacacaacatctgcTGGAGACTGAACGTCATCGCTTTGAGCAGGAAAAAGAGTCTATTTGGAAGGAGACACAGAACCCCTCAACCTCCTGTCTGGCTCAACTGAACGGCCAGGTAGACGAAAACAGGAAGCTCGAGGCTGAAGTTGAGACTCTGAAGTTGGAGCTTCGGTCTGCAAAGCAGCTTCAAAACAGATTGGAGAGCGATCTGTTGAATAAGATGGCTCAGCTTCAAGCCGAGAAAGACCAGAATAGTCATCTCATGGCTTCACTGAAGGAGGCAGAACAAGACAAGTCTTCTCTCATGGCACAGCTGGAATTATCCCAGGCCAACCATCTCGCCCAGATAGAGATGCAGACCAAGGAAAACAAGAACACCATGactgaaatgaagaaaaagcatGAAGAATGGCTCCGGTCTGCAAAGCAACTGAAAGCAGAGAAGGAGGCCCTCCAAAACGAATTGGAGGCAAAGAACGACGAGCTCCGTGCTGAAAAGAGGCTGATTGCTGTGGAAAAAACCAAAGTGGAGATGGAATTGGAGAACATTCTGCTGTATGAGAGGGCTCAGATGCAAGCTGAGAAAGACAAGTATAGTCACCTCATGGCTTCACTGAAGGAAGCTGAGCAAGACAAGTCTTCCCTCGTAGCACAGCTGGACGAGGGAAAAAGGGACAACACTACCATTGAGGATGTTCTTAAACAGGTTGGGAAGCAGCTGGAAATTGGACATCTTCagtggaaggaggaaaggaCTTCCCTTCTGGCACAGCTGGAAAAATCCCAGGCCACACATCACGCCCAGTTGAAGATGCAGGCAGAGAAACACATTAATACTGTCGCTGCACTGAAGAAAAAGCTAGAAGATCAGCTAGAGGAGAGCGAGAAGACCAGAGCATCCTATGTATCTCAACTGGACGAGAAGAAACAGGACAACAACACCGTTGTGGCTGCTCTTAAAGAGGTTGAGAAGCAGCTGAAGATTGGACAACTCCAGTGGCAGGAGGACAAGACTTCCCTCACAGCACAGTTGGCAATAACAGAAGCCACACAACTTGCCCAGTTGGAGGTGAAGCAAGAAGAAAATAAGAACCTCATGGCTGCTCTGAAGCGGGCTGAGCAGCAGCTGGACAATCATCAAATCCAGTGGAAGGATGAAAAGTCTTCCTTCCTTCAGAAGCTGCAGGACAAGGAGCAGGAGTGGCAGCAGAACGAGAGCTCCATGAGAACCCAGCTGGAAGATTTAGAGAGCCAGAtcggcaaaaagaaaaagaagtggTACAGAAAGTTCTTctaa
- the LOC131992909 gene encoding myosin-9-like, producing MPGKRKQRRGGPVIIDQVAMLENMEYDSPIKFYHSPVDIQKNSLANYMDQFQGQKDLKHQTSNTEDLQAELEQKKAEIEAHKDQLQFEKQQQQAVEKNNSELRLENNPWKKRAQLQAEKDKNSHLMASHEEAKQHVAQLEMQAKKHAKKGEEVKALKLELQSAKQQQQAMQKNYLELRMKSNPWKERAQLQAEKDKNSHLMASLEDAEKDKSSLVAQLEKSKATHLAQAEEHEKMREEMKALKLKLRSAKQQQQAVEKNNSELRLENNPRKKRAQLQAKKDKNSHLMASHEEAKQHGLEMQAEEDAKTAEEVKALKLELQSAKQQQQAMEKNYLELRMKSNPWKERAQLQAEKDKNSHLMASLEEAKQHLTRLEMEAEEHAKKALKLELQSAKQLQALPNVNFELKRHFEIEKAETQKLHHECRQMVETLQKHKEIQDFHQAKLEEQRAETNRFAAALKKTQHLLETERHRFEQEKESIWKETQNPSTSCLAQLNGQVDENRKLEAEVETLKLELRSAKQLQNRLESDLLNKMAQLQAEKDQNSHLMASLKEAEQDKSSLMAQLELSQANHLAQIEMQTKENKNTMTEMKKKLEEWHRSAKQLKAEKEALQNELEAKNDELRAEKRLIAVEKNKMEMELENILLYERAQMQAEKDKYSHLMASLKEAEQDKSSLVAQLDEGKRDNTTIEDVLKQVGKQLEIGHLQWKEERTSLLAQLEKSQATHHAQLKMQAEKHINTVAALKKKLEDQLEESEKTRASYVSQLDEKKQDNNTVVAALKEVEKQLKIGQLQWQEDKTSLTAQLAITEATQLAQLEVKQEENKNLMAALKRAEQQLDNHQIQWKDEKSSFLQKLQDKEQEWQQNESSMRTQLEDLESQIGKKKKKWYRKFF from the coding sequence ATGCCAGgtaagagaaaacaaagacGGGGGGGACCGGTTATAATCGACCAGGTAGCAATGCTGGAGAACATGGAGTATGACTCCCCAATTAAATTCTACCACAGCCCCGTGGACATCCAGAAAAACTCGCTGGCCAATTACATGGATCAGTTTCAGGGACAAAAGGATCTCAAACATCAGACCTCCAACACCGAAGATCTACAAGCAGAGCTGGAGCAGAAGAAAGCTGAGATTGAGGCCCATAAAGATCAGCTTCAGTttgaaaagcagcagcagcaggctgtggaaaaaaacaattcgGAGTTGCGATTGGAGAACAATCCGTGGAAAAAGAGGGCTCAGCTTCAAGCCGAGAAAGACAAGAATAGTCACCTCATGGCTTCACATGAAGAGGCTAAACAACATGTTGCCCAGCTGGAGATGCAAGCTAAAAAACACGCAAAGAAGGGAGAAGAAGTAAAAGCTCTCAAGTTGGAGCTTCAGtctgcaaagcagcagcagcaggctatGCAAAAAAACTACTTGGAGTTGCGAATGAAGAGCAATCCGTGGAAAGAAAGGGCTCAGCTGCAAGCGGAGAAAGACAAGAATAGTCATCTCATGGCTTCACTGGAGGACGCTGAGAAAGACAAGTCTTCTCTCGTGGCACAGCTGGAAAAATCCAAGGCCACTCATCTTGCCCAAGCTGAAGAACACGAGAAGATGAGAGAAGAAATGAAGGCTCTCAAGTTGAAGCTTCGGtctgcaaagcagcagcagcaggctgtggaaaaaaacaactcggAGTTGCGATTGGAGAACAATCCGCGGAAAAAGAGGGCTCAGCTTCAAGCCAAGAAAGACAAGAATAGTCACCTCATGGCCTCACATGAAGAGGCTAAACAACATGGGCTGGAGATGCAAGCCGAAGAAGACGCAAAGACGGCAGAAGAAGTAAAGGCTCTCAAGTTGGAGCTTCAGtctgcaaagcagcagcagcaggctatggaaaaaaactacttggAGTTGCGAATGAAGAGCAATCCGTGGAAAGAGAGGGCTCAGCTGCAAGCGGAGAAAGACAAGAATAGTCATCTCATGGCTTCACTGGAGGAGGCAAAACAACATCTTACCCGGCTGGAGATGGAAGCTGAAGAACATGCGAAGAAGGCTCTGAAGTTGGAGCTTCAGTCAGCAAAGCAGCTTCAGGCTCTGCCAAACGTGAACTTTGAGCTGAAGAGACATTTTGAAATTGAGAAAGCTGAAACTCAGAAGCTACACCATGAGTGTAGACAGATGGTGGAAACTCtccaaaaacataaagaaatccAGGATTTCCATCAAGCCAAATTGGAAGAACAGAGAGCAGAGACTAACAGGTTTGCAGCAgccctgaaaaaaacacaacatctgcTGGAGACTGAACGTCATCGCTTTGAGCAGGAAAAAGAGTCTATTTGGAAGGAGACACAGAACCCCTCAACCTCCTGTCTGGCTCAACTGAACGGCCAGGTAGACGAAAACAGGAAGCTCGAGGCTGAAGTTGAGACTCTGAAGTTGGAGCTTCGGTCTGCAAAGCAGCTTCAAAACAGATTGGAGAGCGATCTGTTGAATAAGATGGCTCAGCTTCAAGCCGAGAAAGACCAGAATAGTCATCTCATGGCTTCACTGAAGGAGGCAGAACAAGACAAGTCTTCTCTCATGGCACAGCTGGAATTATCCCAGGCCAACCATCTCGCCCAGATAGAGATGCAGACCAAGGAAAACAAGAACACCATGactgaaatgaagaaaaagcttGAAGAATGGCATCGGTCTGCAAAGCAACTGAAAGCAGAGAAGGAGGCCCTCCAAAACGAATTGGAGGCAAAGAACGACGAGCTCCGTGCTGAAAAGAGGCTGattgctgtggaaaaaaacaaaatggagATGGAATTGGAGAACATTCTGCTGTATGAGAGGGCTCAGATGCAAGCTGAGAAAGACAAGTATAGTCACCTCATGGCTTCACTGAAGGAAGCTGAGCAAGACAAGTCTTCCCTCGTAGCACAGCTGGACGAGGGAAAAAGGGACAACACTACCATTGAGGATGTTCTTAAACAGGTTGGGAAGCAGCTGGAAATTGGACATCTTCagtggaaggaggaaaggaCTTCCCTTCTGGCACAGCTGGAAAAATCCCAGGCCACACATCACGCCCAGTTGAAGATGCAGGCAGAGAAACACATTAATACTGTCGCTGCACTGAAGAAAAAGCTAGAAGATCAGCTAGAGGAGAGCGAGAAGACCAGAGCATCCTATGTATCTCAACTGGACGAGAAGAAACAGGACAACAACACCGTTGTGGCTGCTCTTAAAGAGGTTGAGAAGCAGCTGAAGATTGGACAACTCCAGTGGCAGGAGGACAAGACTTCCCTCACAGCACAGTTGGCAATAACAGAAGCCACACAACTTGCCCAGTTGGAGGTGAAGCAAGAAGAAAATAAGAACCTCATGGCTGCTCTGAAGCGGGCTGAGCAGCAGCTGGACAATCATCAAATCCAGTGGAAGGATGAAAAGTCTTCCTTCCTTCAGAAGCTGCAGGACAAGGAGCAGGAGTGGCAGCAGAACGAGAGCTCCATGAGAACCCAGCTGGAAGATCTAGAGAGCCAGAtcggcaaaaagaaaaagaagtggTACAGAAAGTTCTTCTAA
- the LOC131992910 gene encoding early endosome antigen 1-like: protein MPGKRKQRRGGPVIIDQVAMLENMEYDSPIKFYHSPVDIQKNSLANYMDQFQGQKDLKHQTSNTEDLQAELEQKKAEIEAHKDQLQFEKQQQQAVEKNNSELRLENNPWKKRAQLQAEKDKNSHLMASHEEAKQHVAQLEMQAKKHAKKGEEVKALKLELQSAKQQQQAMQKNYLELRMKSNPWKERAQLQAEKDKNSHLMASLEDAEKDKSSLVAQLEKSKATHLAQAEEHEKMREEMKALKLKLRSAKQQQQAVEKNNSELRLENNPRKKRAQLQAKKDKNSHLMASHEEAKQHGLEMQAEEDAKTAEEVKALKLELQSAKQQQQAMEKNYLELRMKSNPWKERAQLQAEKDKNSHLMASLEEAKQHLTRLEMEAEEHAKKALKLELQSAKQLQALPNVNFELKRHFEIEKAETQKLHHECRQMVETLQKHKEIQDFHQAKLEEQRAETNRFAAALKQTQDLLGTECNRYEMEKHTILQNTQIYVNSCVAQLNGKEDENRMLKAEVETLKLELQSAKQLQAAAKNNVELDSYLEKEKAQTLQKQKEMQDFHQAQLEEQKAETTRFAADLKKTQHLLETERHRFEQEKESIWKETQNPSTSCLAQLNGEVDENRKLEAEVETLKLELRSAKQLQNRLESDLLNKMAQLQAEKDQNSHLMASLKEAEQDKSSLMAQLELSQANHLAQIEMQTKENKNTMTEMKKKLEEWLRSAKQLKAEKEALQNELEAKNDELRAEKRLIAVEKTKMEMELENTLLYERAQQQAEKDKYSHLMASLKEAEQDKSSLVAQLDEGKRDNTTIEDVLKQVGKQLEIGHLQWKEERTSLLAQLEKSQATHHAQLKMQAEKHINTVAALKKKLEDQLEESEKTRASYVSQLDEKKQDNNTVVAALKEVEKQLKIGQLQWQEDKTSLTAQLAITEATQLAQLEVKQEENKNLMAALKRAEQQLDNHQIQWKDEKSSFLQKLQDKEQEWQQNESSMRTQLEDLESQIGKKKKKWYRKFF from the coding sequence ATGCCAGgtaagagaaaacaaagacGGGGGGGACCGGTTATAATCGACCAGGTAGCAATGCTGGAGAACATGGAGTATGACTCCCCAATTAAATTCTACCACAGCCCCGTGGACATCCAGAAAAACTCGCTGGCCAATTACATGGATCAGTTTCAGGGACAAAAGGATCTCAAACATCAGACCTCCAACACCGAAGATCTACAAGCAGAGCTGGAGCAGAAGAAAGCTGAGATTGAGGCCCATAAAGATCAGCTTCAGTttgaaaagcagcagcagcaggctgtggaaaaaaacaattcgGAGTTGCGATTGGAGAACAATCCGTGGAAAAAGAGGGCTCAGCTTCAAGCCGAGAAAGACAAGAATAGTCACCTCATGGCTTCACATGAAGAGGCTAAACAACATGTTGCCCAGCTGGAGATGCAAGCTAAAAAACACGCAAAGAAGGGAGAAGAAGTAAAAGCTCTCAAGTTGGAGCTTCAGtctgcaaagcagcagcagcaggctatGCAAAAAAACTACTTGGAGTTGCGAATGAAGAGCAATCCGTGGAAAGAAAGGGCTCAGCTGCAAGCGGAGAAAGACAAGAATAGTCATCTCATGGCTTCACTGGAGGACGCTGAGAAAGACAAGTCTTCTCTCGTGGCACAGCTGGAAAAATCCAAGGCCACTCATCTTGCCCAAGCTGAAGAACACGAGAAGATGAGAGAAGAAATGAAGGCTCTCAAGTTGAAGCTTCGGtctgcaaagcagcagcagcaggctgtggaaaaaaacaactcggAGTTGCGATTGGAGAACAATCCGCGGAAAAAGAGGGCTCAGCTTCAAGCCAAGAAAGACAAGAATAGTCACCTCATGGCCTCACATGAAGAGGCTAAACAACATGGGCTGGAGATGCAAGCCGAAGAAGACGCAAAGACGGCAGAAGAAGTAAAGGCTCTCAAGTTGGAGCTTCAGtctgcaaagcagcagcagcaggctatggaaaaaaactacttggAGTTGCGAATGAAGAGCAATCCGTGGAAAGAGAGGGCTCAGCTGCAAGCGGAGAAAGACAAGAATAGTCATCTCATGGCTTCACTGGAGGAGGCAAAACAACATCTTACCCGGCTGGAGATGGAAGCTGAAGAACATGCGAAGAAGGCTCTGAAGTTGGAGCTTCAGTCAGCAAAGCAGCTTCAGGCTCTGCCAAACGTGAACTTTGAGCTGAAGAGACATTTTGAAATTGAGAAGGCTGAAACTCAGAAGCTACACCATGAGTGTAGACAGATGGTGGAAACTCtccaaaaacataaagaaatccAGGATTTCCATCAAGCCAAATTGGAAGAACAGAGAGCAGAGACTAACAGGTTTGCAGCAGCcctgaaacaaacacaagatCTGCTGGGGACTGAATGTAATCGCTATGAGATGGAAAAACACACCATCCTGCAGAACACACAGATCTACGTAAACTCCTGTGTGGCTCAATTGAACGGCAAGGAAGACGAGAACAGGATGCTCAAGGCTGAAGTGGAGACTCTGAAGTTGGAGCTTCAATCTGCAAAGCAGCTTCAGGCTGCGGCAAAAAACAACGTGGAGTTGGATAGCTATTTGGAAAAGGAGAAGGCTCAAACTCtccaaaaacagaaagaaatgcaGGATTTCCATCAAGCCCAATTAGAAGAACAGAAAGCTGAGACTACAAGGTTTGCTGCAgacctgaaaaaaacacaacatctgcTGGAGACTGAACGTCATCGCTTTGAGCAGGAAAAAGAGTCTATTTGGAAGGAGACACAGAACCCCTCAACCTCCTGTCTGGCTCAACTGAACGGCGAGGTAGACGAAAACAGGAAGCTCGAGGCTGAAGTTGAGACTCTGAAGTTGGAGCTTCGGTCTGCAAAGCAGCTTCAAAACAGATTGGAGAGCGATCTGTTGAATAAGATGGCTCAGCTTCAAGCCGAGAAAGACCAGAATAGTCATCTCATGGCTTCACTGAAGGAGGCAGAACAAGACAAGTCTTCTCTCATGGCACAGCTGGAATTATCCCAGGCCAACCATCTCGCCCAGATAGAGATGCAGACCAAGGAAAACAAGAACACCATGactgaaatgaagaaaaagcttGAAGAATGGCTCCGGTCTGCAAAGCAACTGAAAGCAGAGAAGGAGGCCCTCCAAAACGAATTGGAGGCAAAGAACGACGAGCTCCGTGCTGAAAAGAGGCTGATTGCTGTGGAAAAAACCAAAATGGAGATGGAATTGGAGAACACTCTGCTGTATGAGAGGGCTCAGCAGCAAGCTGAGAAAGACAAGTATAGTCACCTCATGGCTTCACTGAAGGAAGCTGAGCAAGACAAGTCTTCCCTCGTAGCACAGCTGGACGAGGGAAAAAGGGACAACACTACCATTGAGGATGTTCTTAAACAGGTTGGGAAGCAGCTGGAAATTGGACATCTTCagtggaaggaggaaaggaCTTCCCTTCTGGCACAGCTGGAAAAATCCCAGGCCACACATCACGCCCAGTTGAAGATGCAGGCAGAGAAACACATTAATACTGTCGCTGCACTGAAGAAAAAGCTAGAAGATCAGCTCGAGGAGAGCGAGAAGACCAGAGCATCCTATGTATCTCAACTGGACGAGAAGAAACAGGACAACAACACCGTTGTGGCTGCTCTTAAAGAGGTTGAGAAGCAGCTGAAGATTGGACAACTCCAGTGGCAGGAGGACAAGACTTCCCTCACAGCACAGTTGGCAATAACAGAAGCCACACAACTTGCCCAGTTGGAGGTGAAGCAAGAAGAAAATAAGAACCTCATGGCTGCTCTGAAGCGGGCTGAGCAGCAGCTGGACAATCATCAAATCCAGTGGAAGGATGAAAAGTCTTCCTTCCTTCAGAAGCTGCAGGACAAGGAGCAGGAGTGGCAGCAGAACGAGAGCTCCATGAGAACCCAGCTGGAAGATTTAGAGAGCCAGAtcggcaaaaagaaaaagaagtggTACAGAAAGTTCTTCTAA